The Chiroxiphia lanceolata isolate bChiLan1 chromosome 3, bChiLan1.pri, whole genome shotgun sequence DNA segment TTTCATGATAGTAGACTTTGCAGGTCAGCAGGCCAGAAAGCCAACACTACAATGCTGAATGAGCATGGGCAGAAAtgcttgtaaaaataaaatcaggctGACTTCAAGTTTTGTGCCTCACTCTTGTCTCTGTTCTAGCAGGCAAACAAAGCACTAGCAGTGCTCTGAATAGCTATTGGCACCTTAGTGACTAAACAAGGGTAGCTCTCAACATAAAATGTGAAGCAGAGCATAAAATTTTTGATATCCTGCATGATCTTGAAGTGACACTTTAAGTTTCTGTTGACACTTCAGGATTGTCTCCTTCTACCAAATTCTTGTCCATACTTCAGGAGCTGTCTTTGCTTAATGAAAACTATCTCTCCACGGTAGATGAAGGCAGTAGTACGTGCAGAAACCCTTCCTACTGAAGGGCAATAATCCTTACTGAGAAAGGCCCATATAGTAACTTCAGGTGTGAATATAGCGTCAGGGGACTTAAGATGTAAGTGGATTAAGCAGTATAAAACAGGACTCtcaaattgcttttttaaatagatCCTAAACATGAGGTTTAGAAATTGATCTCAACAGATAGCTCAATTTCATATCCAGACCAGAGGACAGGGCATATGTACTTTAGCATATAGTTGTCAAAATGTGACTTGTAAGGCACTTAATTTAATGAATGCCTTTTGACATACTTTTCAGTCTGAACATTTCTGATGCTTATGATCAAGATTGGAGAAGATTTTTCaactcaaaaggaaaacaaaggactCTGTCCTTTCCTCCAGCTTGATAGCTGGACTAGCATGTCAAAAGTTCAAAAGGGAGTGTAGAAGGTAAAGTGAGCTCAACTGGCACTTCTACCACCACATTGTACCTGTAAGCCTGATATATTGTTTAGAGATTAACTTTATAGACTTCATGCCTAGAAGCATGAAAAGAGTTCCTGAAGACCTGGGAACtcattgttttttaattgcttttatccAGTCCTAATCCCTCTTGTAAGTAACTTGAGAGGAGAAAGGAGTATTTTCTGCAGGTGAGAACATATTTGTTAAATATTGTAAAGGATTTTTTCTACCTGAAACACTGACAAAGAGTTGATGTAATGTGTAAGGGGGAATTTGGTTAAAAAGCCAAtaactgaaagcagaggaaaatattCCAGTACTTAACTCCAGGGAATCTCCTTCATGTACTCTGGGAGACCTATATTCACTCTTGAGTAGAGTATTCTTACCCTCAAGACAAGTGTGTTTATAAATCCTGAATTTTGGCATTAGTCTTAAGTACAATTTTATTATTAGTGTCTTGCCCgatcaaaatattttacctgGGAAAGAGAACTTGAATACTTTTAAACACTTATCAATAACATTgcataaaaaaatactgttctgtACTTTATCACTTGTAAATTTTGGACTAGCTTGCATAATGTGAAAGTGCACAACCAGCTTCTCAAGTACTTTTGAACTGTGACAGCCAGAAACTTGTTATTGGCTGGCAACAATACAACAACCCGTAGTGACAGGTCTGCCTAGTGCAGGAATTAAAGCTGCAATTAAACCTGTTTTGAGCGGCCAAAATTATTGCCCAGTGATAGCTTAACCATAACATCCTATGAAAGTTATTGTATAGGGATATCCACTCAAACTGTGATCAGATCCTGAGTGAGATGGTTTAcgagataaaaaataaaacaacaaaaagtaaaaagtaaaaggCACTAGCAGAGAATGACTACTGTGCATCTGTCAACAGGAAGACTGGGGGGTAACTCTAGTCCCGTGTGAACATCAGCTTCCAAGGGTGCTCCTCAAGACTCTTTAAAGGCATACTAAGACTGTTAGTGAATATGCAGTCTGACAACAGTAGGCTTTATTTGTTGCTTGTGGTTGTGCATGGCAATTACAGCCTCATGGTCTTACTTGTAGGAAGTCATAACTCCTAGGCATGTTTTTGTAATGTTCTAGccagtttgctgatgacactaAATTTCAGAATATGGTCTTGGAACTTTTCATTCTGGGGCTGTCATTAAGAGAGGGCTCTCCCAATGTCTACTTCTAAAATAACATGCAAGTTGGATTGCAACAGTGGGATTACACTGCACCCAAGAATGAACAGAAGTAATACAGGCTCTCTCACAAGTTAGTGTAAGGACTTGTATCAGGGTGCTTGTATATGTAACATGGTCTTGTGCAGCACTAAAACCTTGCTCCATTTGATGTCTCTTTCAAGGGTGTTAGGGTTGGGTGCTGGCTCCTAACCTTGTTCAGCAAAGTTCTCCCTAATGTCCATAATCACGCTCTACTTAGTTTAACTTTTTAGTCAAATAGTCTGATCTCTTCAGCACTGAATGTTGTATTGCATCTCAGCCTCGTTGGCTTCTTTGGAGCTACCCAAACTTGGCAGCTTGTGCTACCAAATCTTCATCTGTCCTAGATGAATTCACTGTAGGACTTACTGGTTTGCCTTCTAAGATGTTGGAGGCCATGATTTATCAGGGAGTAGAAAGTACGGGATGCTTGGTTCATGTCCTATGCTGGTATCTGAAACGCACCCTTCAATGCAATAAGAGAAGCCTGTGTGGATTAAGAAGactttcttcccccttccctcccccgcCTCCAATTTTGTACATACTGAGATCCAGCTCCTAACAGAGTTGTTTGTGCAACCTTAGAACTACCTCAAGTGGCCAGCAAATCAGATATTCTGCTAGGTGATAGATGACAAAATACCCGTGATAAGAATGCCACATAATGAGGCTCACAGTTACGCAGTTTGAGGTACAGCTTACTCATGTAGCTTAGAgctttatttatattctgtgtCTTGAGTGTTTCTCAATACTGTTGTTGTTGCCTAAATGGAAGTAATGTGTAACTTAACAGCTTGGTTCTTCTGGTTATCAAAAACTTCTAATCTGTCTAATCAACAGCTTGTGTTCTTGTTTTCAGACAAATCTACCTATATTCAAATTGAAAGAATCTACAGTCAGAAGAAGATATAGTGACTTTGAATGGCTAAGGAATGAActagaaagagaaagcaaggtGAGTAAAGAGAAAGGTAAATACAAGTCTTCGTACAAAGACTAATGATGCTGAAATGTTATTGCCATGTTATAAAGCATATATCATATGGAGCAGATACTGTGGTTGAAAATGTCCAGAAATAAACCAGTGTGTCAGTCTTTTTATCAAGCCTCAGTTTTACAATGCTAGAGGCTGTTTTAATGGTTTTCAAGTTAATCAGAGTTAAACTACTTGAATTCATCTTACCTCTTTGGACAGATACCGGTCTTCTCTGctaaagtaatattttattactttattagGGATGTGATTGATGAGTTGAGTCCTCTAGGAGGAAGAGGTGTATGAACTTGCTTATAGGCTGCACTTAAGGACACTTCTGTAAATCTTTCAGGTTGTGGTACCACCTCTACCAGGAAAAGCACTTCTCCGGTCAGCTTCCCTTCCGAGGAGATGATGGTATATTGATGATTCCTTTATAGAGGAAAGGAAGCAGGCTCTTGAACAGTTCATAAACAAGTAAGTGTTGGCTCTAGTTATCTAGAGACAaacccagagctctgctctggaaaatTGCATTAAAGCTACTATCCTCTAACTCTGGTAACTGCACTAGGTTCAGAATATTAACTTTCACATAATCTTGCAGTAGGACATACTAACATTGTTCATCCAGTGTTTAGTTTGGATATCGTAATGCTTACCTGAACAGCTGAAATGACTGCTAGTGTTGTTGTTAATTTATGCAAATTGCTACTAAATGACAGCGTTCAAAATAGTTCTACTTTATAATTTCTGAAAGGGTATCCTCCACTGTATGAACAATGGAGCTTACAATGGGGTTACAGCAGTTTACTTTGATAGCAGATGTGAAGTATTATCAGCTTGTGTAATTATGCATATTTTCTCTAATCATCATGAGAATCTTTCTGAAGATGTAAAAACACTGCTCTAGGTAGCCATGCATAGTTCGAAATAGACACTTTGGGTTTTGTCACTGCCTTTCAAAGGTGAGCAGAAATTATAGTAGCAAAGTATTATGATTCCATTTCTGCCATCTGACACTACTAACAGCTGTCTGTACATGAACCCTGAGTAGCTGGTTTAATCTCTTTAACAATGTGGATCCAAGCTGTGGGTAAGAAGGAGTGCTGTCAGTTACTCAGTCTTTTGGTCTCTAGAGTCAACGCTGTTCAGACCAACTGGATTTGAGATTGCTCCCTTTAAAAGTTCAAGCTTGTCAGTTCCGCTAGCATTCTAATCTTGTTCAACAGTTATGCTGTTTAACAGAGGATGCCTGTGAGTTACACAAGAACTTAAGAGAATGTACTTGTCAGCTACTGGTAGTCAGTTCAGGCATGTGTCCTTGGAGCTGCAAGTGGACTAGTTTACTAAAACTCTCTGTACTGTGCAAGTAAATGTGACCATATGAAATCTCTTCGGTTTTTCTTCACATAGTTGCTTGGTAGCTCAATTTAGAGGTATTGATAATGATTCTCAGCAGGTAAAATGCTTCAGACTGTCTTTGTGCTGTTCAAAGACAAACGAAATGAACTTCCAAGGCGTCCAATAGTAAAATGgaacttgtttggtttttttaatgctgtaagATCAAGGCAGTCATGACTGTAAAGTACAACTTTTGTCCATGCAGACTTGGGACTCTATCTTAAATGGTTTGAAGAAGTGCAACTTTTGTATGCCAAGCCTAGCAACATGTGTGCAAGAGGGCTGTTTGTGTTcgaagcagctggaaaacagtcATCTTACCTTGACTCTCTGAAAAACTCAGTATAGCTGACAGAAATGGTCAGTTTATGGGCATCACTTGTTCAGTCCTACAGCAAGTAATAAATTGATTTTGTGAAAGTGTAACACTTCTTGGttaatttttcctcctttgaaaCATAGAAGCAGATCGTTAATGTAGCTGTTGATGTAGTGGCAGACTTGAGTACAGCTGGAATAGGACTTTTCAGGCAGAACTCGTAAACTATTCAACCTCGTCAATTTATTCTAATGGCATGACCAACTCAGTAAGCAAATATTACTAAAGATTTGAACCACACAGAAGCCTTAGGCTTCTACCAAGTACTCTGGGTGCTAGTAAATTAGACCTGAAGGTCATTGCATAGTACATTCACATTATTGCACTCTCAATGCTGGTCTTTGCTTCTAGAACTAGAATTCCTCAGATAATTTATAtcactgtaacaaaaaaaaatcttagtgcACCAATGCCAATTCTTGATATCCAGTAGTGCTGAGATGGATGTTATTGAGAAGCTTTGCCTCTCTAGATGTAAAATCTAATCAAGACAGTACACCTTATTGAGTCAGCTGTCTTGGGCCCAGCTTGCTGGCACCACCATTGGTACTAGTACAATGGACATCAAGGGATGGCTGTTGTCTCAACATTGTTGTCTGCCTGAACCTGACTTTGAGATACATGAAATTCTTGAAGTAGCAGCTGCTACTATAAGGGTCACCTTTGTGAAAAATACTGAGGGAAAGTCAATGCAGAGCAAGGTATTCAGTTGAATCTGGATCAGATCTAGTCTTGCAATTCAGCCACCAATTTCCAAACCTTCCTGAAAGGGAGACAGAAATATGCTGCTTCCTAATCATCCTCTCCTATAATCTTTCCCTTGAAATTCAAGGCCAGCAACTTCAGTCTGATAAGGGTAAGAAACTCTAACTAGTTATTCTAGACTATCGTCCTTGTGAACTAGTGCTAAGACTACTGGCCATTTACTAGAACCAACAAGATTGATAAGTTTATAACTGCACTGAAATGATCATCAATACTGAATAGGAGAGCTTAGCTTCCTCATTACAGGTCACCCTCAATGACTAGTGAATATGTCCTgtggtgaaataaacactgatAGATAAATTTGGAGAAGATGCACAGAAGTTCTTGGAAGTACTGGTGGTGAGCCGCTGGAGCTTACTGGTATTACATGTGTTCAACTAGATCACTTCCGTTAAGAGTAGAAATGTTCTGACAGGATGTGGAGGCCATAAGGCTGACACGAGCAGCCCTAGGGAGGATAGGGGACTTTTTCTCTTAAAGTCAGAAGTCTCTCTTGATTGACCAAACTGGATGtagctttttttaaaccaaactGCTTTACATTTCATGTTCATAAGTTTCATGTTCATGATCACTTTCAGATATCTGATTCCCTTGGATTTTTACCAACACAAGAGTCTGCATGGTATTTTAAGGGTTTGAATGCAATACCTTGTGGTTTACTTCCAAGTTTGGGAGTGTCTCCTAATTCAATTTCAGCTCCTTTCCTGTTAAAAAGGATGGTGTCTCGTTTATGTGTGAAACAAAACCTACAGTACAGATACTTGTCTCTCCTAGAGCAGACGAACTCTGTCTACTGTGTTTGATAGCTAAGACACAAGCAGGTGAACAGAACCCTCTGGCTTccctgcaggagaggagcaCTGATGGAGCGGAGTCACTGCCCggagcagtgctggagcctTCAGAAGGCCTTTGCACCCCCTGGTGGAGCAAGgcttcagctctgccagggcgAACTGCTGCTCAGTGGGATGAGAACTGAGTGGATAAGCAGCCTTTAGAAGAGGGTCCTGTGGCACAGGTGTGAAgacctgtaaaaaaaaaatccatttgccTTCCTTAACTCCAGATTCCCTAATGTTAGGATGGCACGTGGATAATCCCATCAATTGCAGGTGATAGATGATGACATAACATGCTTCAAATGATCAGAGGTAGCTCACAGTTCCTATGAACTAACTTCATCTGGGGGAGCATGACGAATCTTGCTGCTAGACATCATTCTAGTTGCCAGCAGTGAACTGAAGGTGGGATTCATGCCTAAGTGCAGAAAAATAGGTTACTGGTACAAAACCTCGGTCTCCTGGCTAGCTGCAAGTAGGCTCGATTGGTTGACACtaatgcttgtttttttcctctgcagggtTGCAGGCCACCCACTGGCACAGAATGAACGCTGTCTTCACATGTTCTTACAAGATGAAGTAATAGACAAAAACTACACACCATCCAAAATAAGACATACTTGAATTCTAAAACTGTCTTCTTAAACATTAGTGGTTCTTAGGCTTGGTTTTAAGAGGTTATAGTTGTCTTAGCATGCTGAGGATGAACAGGCACGAAGTCTCCAGTAACACCAGTACACTGCTTGGTTCTTTGCATATGCTTTATAGCATTTAAGAATCACTTGTCTTCTAGCTAACTCGCTCTGAATCCTTCATTTAAGAGTATTATACTATGAGACCATCCATCCACCCCCTGCAACATCTCACAAACCTTTCCACTATTATTTGCAATGACTTAACAATGTTTACTGACTTGGCCTTACTTGAACTTTCACAATTGTAGTGTCACGTGTTCACTTGTATTTGACTAAACTGCTATGCTGTTTTTGAGGTAGTCACCTGTCTGAATGTCTGTAGAAAGACTGCTTATTTCTGATATCCTGTGTGAGAAACACTTATGCAATTGTCTTCAAGCTTGTAAAACACTTTATACTGAAGTAATGAGGGAATTATCTTTATatctgtaaaaggaaaaaaatcaaatttatatACTAAAGTAACTTGTCtaaagttttgaaataaaagtgaaaatgcaCTTCAAATGTTTGTCACTCTTGACTTGAGCGTGGGGTATCTCATGCTTTCTGAGAAGCAGGATTTGACTATACTAACTGAACTGGTGTTACAGCCTTGCTGTGATGCTCTTCCACAATGTAGTTTTGTATTACTAACAGTGAGCACTAAGAACCCTGAGACAATGGCACTCACTCTGCAAGTGTTTAAAGAACATATAAGGTATCAAAGGCTGTTTCTGTGGTGTGGAGCCAAAGCTGGAATACCATTCATGGTAGGTAGTCAACAGATCTGTGACTTTAGTAGCTTTGGGGAAAGAGTACCTTTCTGCTTGGCGTGAGAAGCATCAGTCTAGCTTCAACTGGCTGGTGAAAACTATACCATCCTATAGAGAAAGGAATGTTGACATAACTTCATTCCTAGATAAAAGTAGCTCTGCTCTACAATTACAGTTGGGGACATGAAATCCCGTAAGTCTGCTCTGAGATGTGATCATAGCCCACTTCCCAAAAGGAGGGGTAAGCTGCAGCACTGTGCCTGTGTGACCACTGGTGCAATGCAGATAGTCAGCAACTGAACTGCAGTTCACAAGCAGCACTTCTGAGGTTGTCTTTTTCATGAGAAAGAAGTGAGCTGGAGAGGCTTCCTTGGTCTTCCACATGTGACACACAGTTTACCTATCCATCTTGAAAACAGATGCAAGAATATTCCAGTAGCAATCTGCTCTAGTGTTTTGTGCTGCTTGGTAGCTACATGTTGGCTTAGActtggctctgctgcttttttcttcttgcaataCTACTTATTGCTGTCAAGAGCATCCTACAAACTTGCTGACAAAAGTTATTAGCTTCTTTTTACTAAGGCCACTAACCTCATTTTTGGAAATCTGAATGTCAAAGACTTAACTGACAAAGCAGTGGTGGCCAACTGGATGATGTATAGTACTAGTGATTAGCTACACTGAATAGATAGGTGTTTGAATAATTGCTCTTTCCACCTCGTACTTAACTAAGACTGTGCTGATTCTCTCTAATGGTCCCACTCATTAAACTAGGGACCAAAACTGACCGAGTCCACTTGCAGCCCGGGGATGTCCAGCTTTTCAAGATGTTTGTGATAATGTAAAATGATTTCTAAGATTCCCTGTGCTTGTTGAATCACACTTAAAAGTTGAATTACTCTTGAAAAGGGGAACGAAGGGTAAATGTATATGAAGTTTCATTATGTAGGTTTATATACAGAGTAAgatgttctttttctcttctcaaacATTCTTTTCTGAGAGTGCTTCTCTCAGAAATCAAAGTAAATGCCTCATCTTATACCTAAAATATGATGACACAGTCTGTATCATTTgccatggaaagaaaaaaaataacgccaaagagggaaaaactgCATGCTTGATGTCAAAGTATTCCTATTTCCAAAGTGAGGACTTCAGAGTGTTAGCCTCTGAGAATTACAGGACTCTGGGATATTACCTGACCTTAAGTCCTTTAAAGCTAACTAGAGACCCTAATTGTAGTGTAGTGTACTGGTTCTGCTTCTGTGCAATCTGCTGTAGTGGGAACAAGACGTAGTCTGAGATTAGCTGTGCATAAACCGCAGGGATCTGGGCATTGTTCCCAGCTCGTGagtcttttaaaacaattctgcAACTGGGCTAAATTCTGCAGGTAAGAGGGTGAGATATGGGTGTGCTCCCATTGTTCTGCCTGTTTTGCAGCTGAAAGAGAGCCAGTACGCTCTGTTTTGTCCTCTAGCTTGGATGAGGTAGGGACTACAGCACACTGCAGAGCACGGTTGCCTGGTTGCCTTGCAGCAGGGATGCAGTTTGCATTTATTGCTGCTCTGGGACAGCAGCATGAATCTTATTGAAATGAATGTTCTGTGATGGGTTCTGTGCAACACTGAGTTCAGCTTCTTTAGCTTGTAAACTGAATTGTCACAGAGTAGAGAACCACAGTTGATTTTTCTGCCCTATGtggttatttttattgtagAGAGCAGAAAATGGTATAAGGTTATTACAGGTGCAGGAAGAATAGTTTATAAAGTgtttgttggtttctttttaagaaagtGCTGTGCCCTGTGGTAAAGGCATTCTCAAGCGGCTCCATGCTAATTTGTAGAGAAGATGTTTTGAGGTCCTGTAGTCTGCGCTTTGTCTCACTGGACTTATCCAAACACTTGTCTTGTGTACTTTATGATCTGGTTGTCTTGGAAAGGATAGAATGTGAGACCTAGCAGAGTGCAAATGGAAGAGAGTTGGGGTAAAAACACGTGAGAATTTTGAGCTTGGAAGTCAACAGAGCTAGGATTGCACTCATGACCCGTACTCCTTGACACTGCAAATCAATGAGCCATTAATATACATTGTATATTTCTACCTGTCATTTTAACATGCATGACTCTTCAGTCACTCATTGCCATATGAACAATgtatttcccttctcctcttgcCAACTTTTTCTGTTGACTAGGAGTTGCttacttctttctttgctgtgatTACACAATTGGGCACCCTTAATAAAACCTCAATCTTTTAATTGAAGCAGTGCTTTTGTACTCATCATCCTTTGTTAGTTGCGCAATTCACCAATATTAAAAATTGTAATAACatgaaacagaaagcaaatactgGGTTAGATCTCTGATGCACTTAGTTGTGTCCTAGAAAAAGCTGTATGTCACCTCCTTGAGAAGGGAAGTGTATATTTGGATTCAGCCAGTGTATATTTGGATTACAGGGAACAGCTCTATGCAGAATCTCAAAAGTCAGGATCACCTAAGCTACTCCTTTGATGTTTGTCTAACCTGTTTTTCAAACCTCTGatgatggagactccacagcaTCTAAGGCAATCCATTTTAGTAGAGAATATTTCTACTCCCTGGTCAGCGGGGTACAGTGGAAGAAGCTAACTAAGAACAAGCGTAAAAAGAACACTGGAAAGTACTTtaaattcaatatatttttattctttgtaaatACAATGAGTACAACTTTTTAACTTCACAAATCGGTTAATCCACTTTGTACAGGAAAAGTTTTACTCATTCTATGATAGTCCAAGTGCTGATCTTTCTCAGTGCTAGTTCCTAATaacaaattttgaaaagtaCAGCAGCtatctttaaatgttttttttttctacatttttcatACATCAAATAAGCAGCTTATAACGTTTTTGTGTGTGAGAGGGTATAGGTGAACAAGGCTTCAAAATTAGAACCTGGAGTATTCTAAAAAGGCAATGGAGATTTTTGGAAATTGTTAGCATTGTATCAGTCaacaacttttatttctttgaaataaaattccttccattgatttttttaatagtcattTCATTTCTCCACACATCTCATCGACAAAGAGTTTGGCCACCGTTGCCTTTGGTTTCAGCACTGTGCCAACGGGACAGCCAGCAGGTCACTGAAGCGGTCATCTCCATTgtatttggttttgctgttttagTCTTCCTTTCTTGACTTGTATCTTTtcaggggtgggtgggtgtgaatgtgtgtctgtgtgtgtggaaGAAGGAGGGAAGTTTGGGGAGGAAGTTTATAAAGCTCTTGTGTCTTTGAGATGTTAACTGAACAAATTGTGACATCCGCGTCAAAGATCACCAGTTCATTTTGTTGGAAGAATGGAGCTCCCATCGTAAGCTACTTTTTAATCAGTTTGAAGGCCACTTCATGATGTATTATAGCAGAAGCAATGTTTGGTAACCTGGTCTTAAATGTTGCCTATCgtattaaaacattttcccaaCATAGGctacttttaaaacaattctgaagGCCACCACATCTTGTGTTACAACAGAAGCCAAGTTTGGTCACTCAGTTCCAAATACTGAACAAACTAAAGTACCTTCTTTCACATTTTGTCTCAGATCTGCCAGTTAAATGAGAGAATAGCAGAGTCTTTGTTAACTATGACTGGCATCTGAATTGCCTCCATCCTGTAGTAACAGGAATAGCAGCCAAATTCCAACcactttcactttttctgtaGAACAAAGCATTCTCTCCATGATCTAAATCACTCTGTTCAGAGCAGCAGAATCATATCTACTGGGGTGGTTTTTGTCAATGAGTTTAAGGGCTAAACGTTCCCAGGCTTATGCTTCCTGTAGATTTTGTTAGTTGAGGCTTATTCTCCATAGATAAAAGTTCTTCTCAAACTGTCCATCCTGATTGTTTATTTAAGGTATTTATATGTCACTGGATTTGTACATATCTGAAAGCAGTCTTGTAATTGGTACATTCCCAATGGTCTTTTTGAAAAACACTTCTTCTATTGTAGATGGACTAATTGAACGTAAGCTGgttaaaagcaataaaagtttCCCAAACGACAGGGTTGTGTGGGATACCtgggagatggagagagaaagaatgtTATTGaagttttcaagtattttttttcagagtaagtattttatttcatagaaaaGGACTAACATTCAATAAACTGTACAGATGGTGCTACCTGTGCTAAAGCCCTGTGTTTTGTACTCATGTAAGAAGATTGACTCCAAGGAAATCTATATTGCTGTTAGCAGAATATAGAACAAAGTTTCTGAGTTTTGTTTAGCTC contains these protein-coding regions:
- the SNX3 gene encoding LOW QUALITY PROTEIN: sorting nexin-3 (The sequence of the model RefSeq protein was modified relative to this genomic sequence to represent the inferred CDS: inserted 1 base in 1 codon; deleted 1 base in 1 codon) — encoded protein: MAETIADTRRLISKPQNLNDAYGPPSNFLEIDVGNPQTVGVGRGRFTTYEIRVKTNLPIFKLKESTVRRRYSDFEWLRNELERESKVVVPPLPGKALLRQLPFRGDDGIXDDSFIEERKQALEQFINKVAGHPLAQNERCLHMFLQDEVIDKNYTPSKIRHT